Within Enterobacter sp. RHBSTW-00175, the genomic segment AGTGCACGAAACAAAGGCGCTTTACGAAGAGACGACATCGGCATTTCATTTCACCTTGTCATTTTGTCATGAAGGTCCATAAACCACGTCCAGATACCGACGTGGAAGTTGGTAAATACGTCGATGCCTAATGCCGATTTCAGCATATAGAGTGCCAGCAGAACCGACAGCAGGCAGAACAACACCCCGAGGGTAATGATCAGTGTAGTGAAGATGCGCCCGACCAGAGTGCTTTCGCGCGATACCTTGCGCACATCACGGCCAAAGAGAAACACCACAAAGTAGCGGCGGTGGAGGAACGGGAAGCTATGGCGAAAATCGAGCCGGTGGCGCGTCGCCAGATTAGTGCGGACCAGCGCCTGCTCAATTCCGCGCTTTTGTTCCGGGGTTAATGAGGTTTCGACCTCCTGGTCAAGTGCGGCATAGAAGCGCTCGACGACCAGTTCTGCTGTAGATTTCGACACGTGTTTCCTGTTTACGTTAGGCGCTGATACACTTGAGCGGTTTGGGCGGCAATTTCCGGCCAACGGTACTTTGGCAGGAACTGGCTGTAATCTGCTTTCTCTCCTCCGACCCATTGTTGAAGCTTCTGCGTCAGGGCCGGAACGTTAGCGACAGGGAAATAGTCCGCTTGCGGCAGGCCAATTTCGAGATTTGCCGGGATGTCGCTGACAATGACCGGCAATGACCACGACATGGCTTCAAGCAGGGCGATCGGCAAGCCTTCATGGTAAGAGGGCAGGACGAATAACCCGGCTTGTGAGAACAGCGTATGAAGCGTCGGGCCGCTGACAAAACCGGTCATGAAGACGTTCGGCGTGCTGAAGGCCTGTTTCTTTAGCTGTTCACTGTACTCATCGGCATGGTCGGCATCGCCAATCAACACCAGTGGCATACTACAACCCGCCGCAGCATAAGCGGCTATCAGGTCGTGTAGCCCTTTCTCTTCCACAAAGCGGGCCACGGCAACAATATACTGTCCCGGCTTAAGGGCGTGCCTTTCAAGGATCGTCGCCTGTTCTTCAGCGGATGGCAGCGCGGTCTGGCGGACGCCGTTGTAGATAACGTGGGCATTATGCCGGCCATGTTTGCGCTTAATCAGATTGTTGATAACCTCGGAAATGACGATCACCTCATTGGCGTAGGTTACCGCCCATTTTTCGCCCAGTCGCAACATCCCTTTACTGACTTTTCCCCATTTCTGGCGGTCATAATCCGGGCCGTGATGAGTAAACACGACGCGTTTTCCCAGCAGGCGCAACAACGGCACTACCAGCCCAGGGCCGATGGCGTGAACGTGAACCACACTGGAGCCGTCAAATAAGGTACTGAGCGCTGCCAGCGTTGAGTGAACGATGGCCTCGAACTTACGGCTTTTCGGTGCCCATAAGCTCTTGAGTTTAACACCTTTATATTCACTGCGGCGATAGTTCACGTAGGGCGAGCGGGCCAGCACGCAGATCTCCGCGTTGCCCAGACGATAGATCTCCGGGTACAGATTCTGGCAATGGGTTTCTACGCCGCCCTGAACATCGGGAATGCCGCGGGTACCCAGCACCGTCACCTTGGCTTTCATGTTGTCTCTCCCACAAGTTGCTGATAAAGCGCCTGTAGCACCTGCATATGACGGGCAAGATCGTATTTTTCTTCCAGACGCTGGCGGGCGCTAATCCCCATTTCACGCGCTCGTTGTGGGTCTGCGGCCAGTCTGTCCATCAACTGCGCCAGCGAGTCGCTGTCGCCTGGCTCCACCAGATAACCATCCCGGTTGTCGCGGATCTGTTCCGGAATGCCGCCAATGTTGCCGCCGATAACCGGGCGGCCAAAGGCCATGGCTTCGAGCACTGACATCGAACAGTTTTCGTAATATTCGGAAGGAACAATAACCGCGCGGGCCCCTCGAATCAGGTTGTTCAGTGCCTCACCGTGTTTCATATACCCGAGGAATTCTGGCCCACTGAAGCGGGCGCGCAGTTCTTTGCCGAGCGGACCATCGCCGACAATTTTAAGCGGCATGTTATGGGTCATTTTCTGCTGTGCCTGGGCAAGGGTAGATACCCCTTTTTCACGGCTCAGCCGGCCGATATAGAGGAAATAGTCGCCCGCCGTTTCGCCAGGCACGGTGGTGCTGGCATCGATACCATTAACGATAACGTCGATGCGGGTGTCAGGGAGCTTACGCAGCAGCGTCTGGCGCATAAACTCGCTTGGCGCGACGATGCAGTCGAGCATGGCGTAATTTTTGGCGAACTTCTGCCAGTATGCTTCCAGCGACAGCAGCAGGCTTTTAAAGGTATCGCCTTGCTGGCAGCGGTGGCGAAACGCGTTGCTGACTGATCCGGTCAGGCACTCTTCGCAGACGTGGCCGTCGCGCAGCATGGTGTAGGAGGGGCAGACGATTTTGTAATCGTGTGCGGTTAGTACCGTTTTACAGCCAAAGCGCTTTGCCACGCCAATGACGGCGGGCGTTATCTGATGATAGATATTGTGGAAATGAACAATATCCGGCCGCTCGCGGAGCAGCAACGTGTTGAGTTTCGCACAGGCCTGCGAATTATAGATAAAATCCACCCCGGCTCTGACCCGGCTCATCAAACCGTGGCTGTCGTGATAATCGACATTCTGGACGAAAAATTCTTCCCACGGTGACGGTTTGTTTTCCACGTGCTTCATACTGAAGTCGATGACCTGGTAACCGGACTGCAGCATGGCATCCCGCTCCTGGAAATAAACGGTTTCCGCGCCTCCTTTGATAAAGAAGAACTTGTTAACGAAGAGAATTTTCATTTTCGGTATCGATATGCTTTGGATTAAACACGGTCACCGCCGGGCGTTGCATCGGGTCACGGACTGCACGGGCCATCCCGCGCAGCATCCCCGCTGAAAACATAAATAAGTTAATCACGCTCTGCACACCATCGCGCAGGGATCTGTTTTTGATTGTTTTCAGTGCGATAAACGCCAGCAGTGGCAGCAGCGCAATGGCGATAACCTTACCGTTAAAAGTCAGCAGGCAGACAAGCAAAATCAACAGATACAGGGTGAAAATCAGCTCATTACGAACAATGCGCAACGCGGCCGGGAAATGGGCTTTGCCCCAGCAGCCGCGCAGCAGCTCACCAGGCGCGCACAGGAAACGGTTCTTCCAGCGGTAGATCAGCATTTTGAAGGTCGGCATGGTGTAGGAGGTGTGGCTAAAGTAGGGCACTTCCAGTCGGTGTAGCTTGTAGCCCGCAGCACCCAGACGGATGCCCAGCTCTGCCTCTTCATAGGCGTGCAGGTTCAGGTTGGTCAGGTAGCCGACTTTTTCGATGGCCGAACGGCGATACAGACCCCCGCCACCTAAGTGGTCGGTATCACCGTGGGGATAGATTAGGTGCAGGCGCTGCTTGCGCGATTTGAACTCGTAGTTGGATGCATCATCCATATCAACGCTACCGGCTACCCCCGCATACTCAGGATGGGTTTCCAGAAATTCGACGGCGGTATCAAGGAAGCCCGGCTCCAGCTCCATATCGCCATCCAGCAGCAGCAGGTAATCGCCCTCGCTATACAGCCAGCCGAGCTGGTGGCCGATACCGCAACTGCGATCGCTAATGTTATCCAGACACACCACCATCACGTCTTTACCTAACGCGAGCTCCCGCGTGTTATCCGTCGAGAGGCTGTCAGCAACGATGATTTGATGCGGATAGGGTTGCAGCTGTTTGCGGACACTGTCGATTGTTTTCTCAATGCCCTGCGCTTCATTCAGGGTCTTGATGCTGACGGTAATAGAGGGTTTTTTATTCATGTTCGTTACCGGAGTTCAGGCGGATAGAGCGGTGGATGACGATAAGCGCCCCGAGGGCCACCCATAATAAAAACTGTAGCATCGGCACAATCATCAGGATCTGGCTGTAGGGCAGGCTGAGCAGACAGCCGATGACAAAGACGTAGTACGCCGGTGCCGAGCTGAGCAACTGGAGATCCTCACGATTAAGATCCTGACGGGCAAAGGTCTCTTTTGGCCGCATCGCCACGAGCACGGCGCCAATCATGCAGACAAACAGCACGATGCCGATAATGCCCACTTCCCACAGCAACATGCTTAAGGACGTTGAATCGAGGATCAGGTGATACCAGGCGCCAATATACCCCGGTGAAACCGTACTGCCGCTGTTGGTGGCGTTAAGACCGTAGCCGAACAGCATCCCGCCCGGGCCGAAAAGGTCGTTATGTTGGAGCCAGAAGAAGACGGTGGTGAAGCGTCCCAGTTCGCCGCTTGGCATGATGTAGTTGGCATCAAAAATATAACTTAGCGAGTCAATAAATACCGAAAGCGCGCTGCGGGTTGGATCCCCGCCAAAGGCCGCCGAATAGTTTGATGCCAGAACGGTAATGGCGATAAAGATTAACAGCGCCATCCCGACGGCGATAATCAGCAGTGAACGCAGGCTGACGGCACTGACTCCGCGCACATAGCCGGGCATAACCCACAGCAGTGCCAGCAGGAATGGCGACAGCAGGATAATGAATTTGACTTCGCCCACCACGCAGAGGAAAAAGCCCAGCGCGATGTGAACCACCAGCGATTTTAACGAGCAGATCCCGTGTTTATACTCCGATAGCTTCAGCAGCATGATCAGCAGGCAAAATGACCCCATTGCCGCAGTGTTGCCGCCGCCCATTGGGTCGCCGCCGAACGTACCGACCACCGAGTCCCACTTCTCATCCTCACCACGAAGGGCCACGCGTTGGGGAACGATAAAAATCACCTGATAAATCGCGACCGGGATCTGCACGTAGAAGATCCAGTAGAAAAGCTGGGTCAACCTGTGCAGTTGCGATTCACGGACCATCCCAAGCAACATACAGAGCATCAGCAGCGACAACGCCAGCTCGTTTTTAAAGCCGACGATGGTGGTCACAATCCCCGATTGCAGAACAGTAGAGACAAGCCCGAGGGAAATAAACGTCAGGTACAGCGTCAGTATCACCTTTTCGCGCCCGGTCAGGCGCAGCGGCTGCGGGCGGTTTTGCATCAGCAGCAGTACCGCCATGACCAGCACCATAAAGAAGGGCAGCCACAGGATCGCCGCAATGCCGGTGAAGTACTGGACCGTGCCGCAGAATACCAGGGTTATCAGGGCGTAGGCTTCAAGGTAGCGGCCAGTATTTAACTGCATATTTTCTGCTCCTGTACCCAGAGCGATTTCGCCCGCTGGTTCATTTTGATGAGAATGAACAAATAGCGCACGCTGGTCAGCACCGAGAAGGTCAACAGTGCGATTTGATAACCCACGCCAAATTTTGGCAGGGCGATAAAGGCGACGGCAATAATCAGGATCTGCTCAATCTGAATACGCAGAAAATAGCGTCGGGAGCCGAAAATCAGCTCAATGACCGTCAGCGGGCTGACTGCCAGTGCGGCAAACAGATAGGGCAGCATATAGCGTGAGGTCGGGATCGAGTTCAGCCACTCCTGGCTGAATCCCAGACGCATCACCAGCGGATAGAAAATCCAGATGCCGAGAATGCACACCACCGAAGCACCCATCAGCATCAGGCGTACCTTTTTATATTCCGGGTAGTTAAAGGTGTTGTTACGAAAATCCATCGACCATTTAGAAAAGATGGAGTTGCGCACCGCGTTGCCAATGATCATCACCGGCGATAAACAGAAGCGACTGACCACCGAGAAATACCCGGCGACCAGCGGCGAGAACCAGATGTTAATCAGCATGGTCGGCAGGTTATTACTGGCTATTGCCAGGACCTCGGCACTGCCAACGCGGCTGATATGCTGCCAGTGTTCGCGTAAAAAGCGGGCGTTAGTGGTCAGTGAAAAGTTGCTCAGCGTCAGGCTACGGAAATTAAACAGGCGGATCAGGCAGCCGCTTATCAGCAATAAAATGCCGACCATCCACGCCAGATAGAACAGCATCGGATTGGGCATCACCAGCAGGGCGACAGCCACAACCAGCGACACGGCGATACGCTGGAAGGTCAGGAACGGGTAATTCCCGCCGCGCAGCGACAGGTTTTCGGCAACCAGTACCAGTGCATAACCGAAGGTCAGCAAATAGAGAAAGGCAATATTCAGGTTAAAGATAAGCCCGGTGATCACCGCCCAGGGGATAGCCATCACCAGACTCTGTAACACACAAAACACCACGTTTTGCCCTAACTGGTGATCCTCCTGGCGGGGGATCAGCAGCTGGGAGGCAAACATACACACCTGTGCGCCGATCAGCACATTGCTGTAGATCATCGCGTAATGGCCGACCTCCGCCATCCCGTAGCGATGCGAGATAAGCCAGACCGAAAAGGCGCCAATCAGCTGCGAAAGCACTGACGAACTGGCGATGGATGAAATGCTCCTGATGAGATTCATAATCGCTATTTCGGTGAAATAAGTTCGTGCATTTCACGATCGAGCAGACGTTTCCCTTCCTGCGTTTCCAGGTTCTCTTCTTTCACCTGGTTGAGCAGGAGCGCGACCGGGGCATCACCAGCGCTTTTGAGACGAAGCGCCGCCTCGCGAACCCGTGCCGCCTGCTCGCCGGCTTTCACCACCAGCAGGTTTATGTCGCTCTGCGCTGCCAGCAGCAGGCTATCCTGCGCCAGGCTCAGTGCTGGGGTATCGATGACCAGCGTATCGTACGTCTGGTGCAGTGTTGCCAGCAGGGCGGGTAAGCGTTCGGACGTTAAGAGCAGCAGGGAAGAGTCGTTCAGCTCGCCGCGTGCAAGGAAGTCCAGCTGGTCATCCAGTTTAACGATCGCCTGTTCCGCAGTGGCGGTGCCGTTCAGCAGCTGGCTGAAGCCCTGTTTCTGCTGCGGATACTTCGCCGATAACCCCTTAGAGGCCAGATAATCAAGATCGATAAGCAGCGTTTTGCGTGACTTGCTGGCGGAGCTGGCCAGCAGTTCGGCGATAAGCGAGCTGCCGAACCGGGGTTGTACTGAGGTCACCAGAATGGTCGCAGGTTTATCCCGGCGATTAAGCAATGCCAGGCGCAGGCTGTGGATCATGTCGGCATACTGGACGTTGTGGAAAATCTGTTTCGCACTGTCCAGATGCGGCAACTGCGGGAATTCACCGCTGGCGTCGAGAGCGGCTTTTGCTTTCAGCTCGCTGAGGCTATTCACCGTTTTGTCCATCGCGGTACCGACGATCAGGTACATGATGTATAGCGCCAGTGCCATCAGGGTGATCATCACAATCAGCAGGCCGCGCTGCGGTTTTGACGGACGATCCGGTGGAACGGCGGCATCGTAAATCACCTCATCCGGCACCGAGAGATTTTCCGACAGCTTTTGCTCATTGGCGCGCTGGTACAGCGACTTATACAGCTCTTCGGTTTTGTTGAGCGTAGTGGTCATGGTGTTGTACTGATCACGCCTGGCACCGAGCGCCTGGAAGTTTGCTTTTTCCTCGTCGAGCATTTGCTGGTAGTGCTTCTCATCGTCGAGCGCGATTTGATACTGCTGGTGCAGGCCGTTTGACAGCTCACCTAACACCTGACCGAGCTGGGCGCTTACCGCCTTCATTTGCGCCTGCGCCTGAAGATACTTCGGATGCATCGGCCCATAGTGTTCCGCCGCATCGGAAAGCTCACGGCGCGTCTGGATCATGGCAATGCGCAGATCCTGAATCTGTGGATGACCGGATATTTCTGGCAGAGAGATAATCTGCTCAACCGGTTTGCCTTGCTGCTGGCGGACTTTGTCCCACTCGGTCTGCGCTTTCAGTCGGCGCTGGGTCGCATCGGCCAGGCGGTTTATCGCGATCCCCATGCGCTCGGTTTCATAGCCATCCACGCTGCGGAAGGTCAGCAACCCATTTTGCTTGAGGAAGGTATCGATTTCCGCCTTTTGCTGATCCATTTTGCTTTTCAGCTCGTCCATCATTTGTTCGTTCGAGCTTTGTGCCTGAAGCAGAGTGTTTTTCTTCTGCTGCAAACTGTAATCGATAAAGGCCTGAGCGACGCCGTTGGCGATATCTGCCGCTTTTTGTGCCGATTTGGCTTCTACAGAAACGGAAACCAGCTGGGTAGAACGCACGCCGGAAATGGTCAGTTTCTTTTGCAGCGCCAGTATCGCATTATCGATACGCCCGGCTTCATCCTGTTTATCGCCGTCGTTAAACTCGGGATCCTCATACAGCTTTAATTTACGCACCGCGGCATCGAGCACCACTCGCGAACCCATTAATGCATATTTGGTTTCGTAGTAATCGTTGCGCGTGGAGTCGTAATTATCTACGCGTGGCAGGGGAGAGATATCCGATGACTGCGCTTTAAACAGCACGGTAGCCGTCGCCGTATAGCTCGAGGACATTAAGCGAGTCAAAATAAATGACGCCACGGCGGCAACGATCACCACCACCAGGCACCAGATAAGCTTGTGCTTAATCTTGTTGAAATAAGGCGTGAAGTCGATAAAGCCTTCTTTCTTTTTTCCGTTTTCTACCAATGAAATTGCCATATTAGAAGAAGCTCATGCCAATAATGATGGTATCTCCAGCCTGAACGGCGGAGTCTGCGGCGACATTGTTCAGCAGCTGACCGCTGCCAGACTGTCTAACTTGAATATCTTTACGGTCAGCGCGATCGGTAAAACCGCCCGCCAGCGCAATGGCTTTTTCCGCCGTTAAGCCTGGCTCCCAGGCGTAGCCGTCCGGTTTTTTCACTTCACCCAGCAGATAAACTTTGCGGTATTCGGCGACGCTTACCGTGACCATCGGCGTTTTCAGGTAGTTGCCGCGAAGCTTGTCAGCAATTTCTTTGCTGACCTGTTCAGGGGTCTTGCCCTGGAGTTGCAGCACACCAATAAACGGGTAATCAACGTTGCCGCTGTTATCGATTTTTACCCGCATGGACATATCCTGTTCGCCGGAGACGTTAATGTTGACTTCATCGCCATGGCTCAGCAGGTAAACGGTATTCGGCTGCGTTTTGATGGACTGCTGCGGGGTTGAGCATCCCGCCAGCAGCAGCGCCAGCAGCGGAAGCATCGCCAGATTCCTGTTTAAAAAGGTCATATTTGTACCTGCGTCATAAAAATAATGGCCGAATCGTCATAGCCCAGGGTGCGGTCAACTGCATGTGTGTAGTCCGGGCCAATATAAAAAGTATCCGTGTCTTTATTGGAGTGCATGGTGTTCCATTGCAGCTTCAGCTTAAAGTTAATGGATGGACGAAAATCATAGTTAAAGGTCAACGACACCAGATTTGACGTATCTTTGCGCTTATCACTCTGGTGCTTATAGTCTTCGGTAATATAGGAATAATCGATCAAGGTCGAAAAACGATCCACCACCCAGTGATGCTCATAGCCAATGCCTGTCGTTGATACCAGAATATACCCACCAGAATCGGTTGGGTCTTTAATTCGCTGCGAGCTGTGCAGGTTAACGTTAACCTGCTCGAGCGGTGCCCAGTCAGCGGTAATATCCCAGTTCAGACCGTTAAAACCCTGCGAATTCGGGTTATGGATAAACTCTTTATACAACCAGGCGATGTTGCCATTAATCTCCGTTTTCCCCGTCAGCCGGTTTTTCATACCGAATAGCAGGTAATACTCATTGCTGTCTTTAAGCTCATTGAGCTCGTAACGCCGCTGGTTAGTAATAAAGCTATAGCGGTATCGGAGCGTTTTTGCTTTCTGGTCGAACACGTCGGCCACCAGGCTGTCTTCATGCCACTCCTGATCGCGCATGTAGTAGCCGAAGTCATCACTGGCATGATTGATGCTGTCGAGGTCGCGAAAACGCAGTTGCTTATGCTGAAGCGCGAGTTCTGCCTTACCGCGACCCTCTGGCGCACCGTAGCTGTAGCGCAACTCGCTGTTGAAAAAGCGGGTGCCGATAGGCTTATCGATGCCAAATTCTTTAAATTGCTCGGGTAAAAAACCTTCGGTGGTATCGCGGCCACGCTCTTCATGACCCAGAGTTTCTTCGAGGTCAAGAGCCAGCCCATGTTTGTCGCCGAAGCGCCAGTTACCGTTGAACATGAAATAATGGTTGTTGCGATTATCCGCGCTATCGTTGGCATAGTAACGATAATCGCCGGAATACATCAGCAAGTACCGGTCTTCCTGGCGCTCGCCCATGGCTTTCACGACAGGTTTAATGTTCTGGTAGCTTGAGCCAATTGCATCCTGGCTATCGTGCTGCCAGGTCACATTGTCATCGTAGCCAATGTCATAGCCCAACTGGCTCTCGAAATCGATGCCAGCGATACCAGTGTGCGGTTTTGCCTGGAGGTCGGCGTGTGCGTAAGGCACAGAGAGAAGACCAGCCAGGATAGCGAACCTAGAACGCATTTTTACCTACAAAACCCCGTAAGAAGGTCAAAATTATGATTTTAAGATCGAGGAACAGCGACCACGACTGGATATAGTCCAGGTCGTACTGAATGCGCTTTTCCATTTTATCCAGCGTATCGGTTTCGCCGCGAAAACCGTTGATTTGTGCCAGCCCGGTAATCCCCGGTTTTACCTTATGGCGAATCATGTAGTTTTCGACCAGTACGCGGTACTGCTCGTTATGCGCCACTGCGTGTGGGCGCGGGCCGACTATCGACATTCGCCCCTGAAGGACGTTGAAAAATTGTGGCAGCTCATCGAGTGAAGTTTTACGTAAAAACGCACCAAACCGGGTAATGCGCGGATCGTTGCGGGTCGCCTGAGTAACGACGGTACTGTTCTCCATGACCTGCATGGTTCTGAACTTCCACACCTCGATTTGCTTACCGTTCAGGCCATAGCGGTTCTGCTTAAACAGAATTGGACCGGGGGAGGTGATTTTGATACCAATGGCCACCAGGATCATGACCGGAAGGCTGATCAGGGTAAAGAAAAAACCGAGGATCATATCTTCAATGTACTTGATGATGGCGCCTTCACCGTCAAACGGGGAGGTAAAGATACTGATGGTTTGTAGGTTGCCGAACATGCGCAGCTGGGAAATATGCGGGCTGTAAGAGAACAGGTCCGGTACCAGAAACACATCCACGGTCGTGTCCGAGAATTCGTTCAAAAACTGCTTAATGCGCTGCCGGGCGACCATGGGCAGCGCAATATAAATTTCGTCGATTTCGCCCGCTTTCGCCATAGCCAGCAGATCGCTGCGGGTGCCGTGTCGTTCGATGCCGATAAGCGAACTTTCGCGCTGGTTATTGCGGTCTTCAAAGTAGGTGATGGTGAAGCCACGCTGTGAATATTCTTTTTGTAGTGCGTTTTTAATGGCCAGACCTGCCGGCGTAATGCCGAGGATCGCTACGCGTAACGGTGAATTAAAAAGATAATAAGAACTGATTACACGAACAAGGAATACGATTATAAATATAAACACCGAACATTTCGCCAGACTCTCAGCCAGCAGGATAAAATTCTCCAATGGTTGCTTATTGATAAGTTTTTCGGCAATCACAAAAAATAAAAACGAAACAATACTGCTCAGACATATGCTTATAATGAGTGTCAGTGATTTGGTTAAATAACGACCTTTCAGCTTTCCGGTGTACAGGTGAAAATATTCGTTAATACGAATAAATACCAATGAGAAGATGATGCCCAGAAGTGCGCTGGCTGTGGTAGGGTCGGTATAAAAATACTTTAAATAGGTAAAGACCAGAATATTGACTGTGAAAAAATCCAGTAGTTTTATCAGCTTGCTATAGCGTGAATTATAAATTTTCATATTGTTATCTGTCTTGTTTTACTCGTTTAATGGCGTTAATTAAACATCGATATGTTTTTTCCAACCAACCCAAAAACGCGTGAGAAGCATTCACAGCTACAATAAAATTCTACTATTCATCACATTAGACCATGGTCAGAGCGATGTCGAGATATCACAAACAAAAAATATGCCGCCTTTAAATGCGCGTTGAGGGGGCTATTCAATTATTTAAAAGGTGTGATGCGATTGCCGTATTGAGAAGGGGTTATCCGGCGCTGAGATTGCTGCACGAACGGGATGTCGCGCACAGTCGATTTCGTTCAGGCGACACATGGCTACCGGCCCGACAGGGAGATCTATTTTCCTCTCCCCGCAGGATGAGCCGACAAGCCCGCTAACGATATTATTTTTTCTTATTAAGCATCGCCTTTAAATCAGCGAAGGGATTATAGGTTGCCTCGCCAACATCTTTTTGCGCGTCTTCACCCGCCACAACGGTGGTGCCGTACTGGTCAGCTTCGGTGTACTTAGAGTGTTCGTGGTCGTGGCAAAACAGACACAACAGCTCCCAGTTACTGCCATCTTCCGGGTTGTTGGTATGGTCGTGATCGATGTGGTGCACCGTCAGCTCGCGCAGGTTTGAATACACAAACTCCCGCGAACAACGCCCGCATACCCAGGGGTAGATTTTAAGCGCCTTTTCACGATAGCCGCTTTCCAGCCGCGCGTAGTTTTTGGGGATCAGAGCCATTGCCAATGTTACCTGCTAAAAAGAGTGGGTTTCACAATATATCCCATAATGGAAAGAAGGAGAATAAGCGAGGTGCCACTCTGCGCGAGCCCTCTCTTTAGCAACCCACCAGGCGTGAAAATCACAACGCTTGAGTATTAACCTGAGCTTATGGTTTTTGGGGCGGCGGGACGCCAGATTTTTACACTGGGATTGAACGACAGGTGTTGTTGTTTGTGTGGTTAATTGACGAGGAGATAAGAGGTTTATTGGGTTTTTATTTTTCGCTTAATTGTTTTGAAAATATAAAGGCATCAAATTAATTCACCTTTAACAATCCGGGAGTTTATTATCATAGCAGTTAACAGGGTGTGATTTTACGTGGGGTCTATTATGTTTCTCGTTTCGCTGAAGAAGACGTTAATCACGGGAGGGCGTGATAAGGCCGAAAAAAGGACGATAAAAGATAAGCTGAATCATCAGTCTTATTTAGAGGGCGAAAGAGTATTAGAAATATATTTGATGCGGCTGCTCTGTGCTGCGACGCTATATGGTACGTTGCTAATGGCATATCATAGCTATTGATTTTCACCTGTGCATTCATAAGAACAGGTGCCGCAACCCCGGAGTACTGGCACTCACAGGGTTAGGGCATTCCAGTCAGGTCTGAACACCGTATAGTCGTTATGAATCACATGCATTTAGCGCAAGGCTGCAACGACTCCAGGCCGGTAATGTCTTTTGCTTCCTGCTCCGCCTCTTCACGCCCTGGCGAGCAGCATTTGAAATATGCAGAAGTGGTAAATGCTGAATCTTCTCCGCCATTTATGGTTGGGCAGGACGCTTTATGGACGCGGGTGAGCGTAGCGTCTGTTTTTCGCCCGGTACCGTTGGCGCTTTTCGGCAAATTAACAACATAGCCCGTCGGGTTTTCATATAACCATGCTTTATATGCCTCTTCACTGTTATCCATCCGGTCGC encodes:
- a CDS encoding glycosyltransferase family 4 protein codes for the protein MKILFVNKFFFIKGGAETVYFQERDAMLQSGYQVIDFSMKHVENKPSPWEEFFVQNVDYHDSHGLMSRVRAGVDFIYNSQACAKLNTLLLRERPDIVHFHNIYHQITPAVIGVAKRFGCKTVLTAHDYKIVCPSYTMLRDGHVCEECLTGSVSNAFRHRCQQGDTFKSLLLSLEAYWQKFAKNYAMLDCIVAPSEFMRQTLLRKLPDTRIDVIVNGIDASTTVPGETAGDYFLYIGRLSREKGVSTLAQAQQKMTHNMPLKIVGDGPLGKELRARFSGPEFLGYMKHGEALNNLIRGARAVIVPSEYYENCSMSVLEAMAFGRPVIGGNIGGIPEQIRDNRDGYLVEPGDSDSLAQLMDRLAADPQRAREMGISARQRLEEKYDLARHMQVLQALYQQLVGETT
- a CDS encoding glycosyltransferase gives rise to the protein MNKKPSITVSIKTLNEAQGIEKTIDSVRKQLQPYPHQIIVADSLSTDNTRELALGKDVMVVCLDNISDRSCGIGHQLGWLYSEGDYLLLLDGDMELEPGFLDTAVEFLETHPEYAGVAGSVDMDDASNYEFKSRKQRLHLIYPHGDTDHLGGGGLYRRSAIEKVGYLTNLNLHAYEEAELGIRLGAAGYKLHRLEVPYFSHTSYTMPTFKMLIYRWKNRFLCAPGELLRGCWGKAHFPAALRIVRNELIFTLYLLILLVCLLTFNGKVIAIALLPLLAFIALKTIKNRSLRDGVQSVINLFMFSAGMLRGMARAVRDPMQRPAVTVFNPKHIDTENENSLR
- a CDS encoding glycosyltransferase family 4 protein, which codes for MKAKVTVLGTRGIPDVQGGVETHCQNLYPEIYRLGNAEICVLARSPYVNYRRSEYKGVKLKSLWAPKSRKFEAIVHSTLAALSTLFDGSSVVHVHAIGPGLVVPLLRLLGKRVVFTHHGPDYDRQKWGKVSKGMLRLGEKWAVTYANEVIVISEVINNLIKRKHGRHNAHVIYNGVRQTALPSAEEQATILERHALKPGQYIVAVARFVEEKGLHDLIAAYAAAGCSMPLVLIGDADHADEYSEQLKKQAFSTPNVFMTGFVSGPTLHTLFSQAGLFVLPSYHEGLPIALLEAMSWSLPVIVSDIPANLEIGLPQADYFPVANVPALTQKLQQWVGGEKADYSQFLPKYRWPEIAAQTAQVYQRLT
- a CDS encoding lipopolysaccharide biosynthesis protein — translated: MNLIRSISSIASSSVLSQLIGAFSVWLISHRYGMAEVGHYAMIYSNVLIGAQVCMFASQLLIPRQEDHQLGQNVVFCVLQSLVMAIPWAVITGLIFNLNIAFLYLLTFGYALVLVAENLSLRGGNYPFLTFQRIAVSLVVAVALLVMPNPMLFYLAWMVGILLLISGCLIRLFNFRSLTLSNFSLTTNARFLREHWQHISRVGSAEVLAIASNNLPTMLINIWFSPLVAGYFSVVSRFCLSPVMIIGNAVRNSIFSKWSMDFRNNTFNYPEYKKVRLMLMGASVVCILGIWIFYPLVMRLGFSQEWLNSIPTSRYMLPYLFAALAVSPLTVIELIFGSRRYFLRIQIEQILIIAVAFIALPKFGVGYQIALLTFSVLTSVRYLFILIKMNQRAKSLWVQEQKICS
- a CDS encoding capsular biosynthesis protein, with the protein product MQLNTGRYLEAYALITLVFCGTVQYFTGIAAILWLPFFMVLVMAVLLLMQNRPQPLRLTGREKVILTLYLTFISLGLVSTVLQSGIVTTIVGFKNELALSLLMLCMLLGMVRESQLHRLTQLFYWIFYVQIPVAIYQVIFIVPQRVALRGEDEKWDSVVGTFGGDPMGGGNTAAMGSFCLLIMLLKLSEYKHGICSLKSLVVHIALGFFLCVVGEVKFIILLSPFLLALLWVMPGYVRGVSAVSLRSLLIIAVGMALLIFIAITVLASNYSAAFGGDPTRSALSVFIDSLSYIFDANYIMPSGELGRFTTVFFWLQHNDLFGPGGMLFGYGLNATNSGSTVSPGYIGAWYHLILDSTSLSMLLWEVGIIGIVLFVCMIGAVLVAMRPKETFARQDLNREDLQLLSSAPAYYVFVIGCLLSLPYSQILMIVPMLQFLLWVALGALIVIHRSIRLNSGNEHE